A genomic stretch from Aedes albopictus strain Foshan chromosome 2, AalbF5, whole genome shotgun sequence includes:
- the LOC109403077 gene encoding HMG box-containing protein 4: MEHTPKAHAELEVTGVSRSGRVCKKSSKLMDFQSPDDISDAKQKKAQKSKSAQPGVSGSGGLGHLVDAKLSQESEFHMGDDDVPSDSGDDGHESNIDSDDDDDDDDVMDIEDMEGTQEEDDKSEGELVIEMAPKRSLYMSEKSSKYKKMLKDGKVVMGKTQRKDKGERRFTAYMLWAKETRKQMQSNTDLDHHGMSKRLGEMWANVPSTQKYNWKRRAKRIANKFKQNKEKALTAPFVKRYLHLEDSPGPPGPIATASATGGSASRSKKAQKAANMISTDTKPTVAASASHHPPESPTKGHHMKLPGFQPTDVAAHLKLLGDSLTIIGERLKEHEGQIAVSGSLSVLLDSLLCSLGPLMCLTIHIPGLQSDTEHLKELFQNTLDNIAYVMPGL, translated from the exons ATGGAACACACTCCAAAAGCTCACG CGGAGCTCGAAGTCACTGGCGTTTCCCGGAGCGGCCGTGTATGCAAGAAGTCGTCGAAATTGATGGACTTCCAATCCCCGGACGACATATCGGATGCGAAGCAGAAGAAAGCTCAAAAATCCAAATCCGCACAACCGGGAGTTTCCGGTAGCGGAGGATTGGGACATTTGGTT GACGCCAAGCTGAGTCAAGAGTCGGAATTTCACATGGGGGATGATGATGTTCCGTCCGATTCGGGGGATGACGGTCACGAGTCCAACATTGActcggatgacgacgacgacgatgacgatgtgaTGGACATCGAAGACATGGAAGGAACACAGGAGGAAGACGATAAAAGCGAAGGAGAGCTGGTCATAGAAATGGCCCCCAAACGCAGCCTGTACATGTCGGAGAAATCGTCAAAGTACAAGAAGATGCTCAAAGATGGAAAG GTCGTTATGGGTAAAACCCAACGCAAGGACAAAGGCGAGCGGCGATTCACTGCGTATATGCTTTGGGCGAAAGAGACCAGGAAGCAAATGCAGTCGAATACAGATCTTGACCATCATGGCATGTCGAAGCGTCTTGGTGAGATGTGGGCCAACGTACCAAGTACTCAAAAGTACAACTGGAAACGCCGTGCAAAACGTATCGCTAATAAGTTCAAGCAAAACAAAGAAAAAGCTCTCACAGCTCCTTTCGTAAAGCGATATCTTCATTTGGAAGATTCTCCTGGTCCACCAGGTCCCATTGCCACCGCTTCTGCTACTGGCGGAAGCGCTTCACGATCGAAAAAGGCACAAAAGGCTGCCAATATGATATCGACAGACACGAAGCCAACGGTTGCAGCAAGTGCATCGCATCATCCTCCTGAGTCGCCGACGAAAGGGCATCACATGAAGCTCCCAGGATTTCAGCCAACCGACGTGGCCGCTCATCTCAAACTTCTTGGCGATAGTCTAACTATAATTGGCGAACGACTAAAAGAACACGAG GGACAAATTGCGGTTTCTGGAAGTCTGTCTGTGCTTCTCGACAGCTTGCTGTGCTCCCTGGGTCCACTGATGTGCTTGACCATTCATATTCCGGGATTGCAATCCGACACGGAACATCTGAAGGAGTTGTTCCAAAATACTTTGGATAATATCGCCTATGTAATGCCAGGATTATAA
- the LOC109403080 gene encoding uncharacterized protein LOC109403080: MANLEITRTRTALAEIATELGIPMQHPSAIPFAATRRNALNPGLIDSPAANIPDSYLSPRMSPDEAVIQQRGRRRVPIMWSPEKGLQSPNKTPTKSISAMTLRSSPRKRSLIKELSSARISEPDASNSSPTTKRNTPSKGSLGSAKKIRLQEGSIYRSKDEVPLEILLKGYSQEQLISMITGMIQANPKLEDTIRSELPIPDIAPLEEQLGYQKKNIFKSLPVTRLVSKTDSPAFARAATHLAAFKKTLIDQSQTLQNSKHWDALLDYVIMAWNYVRSTPTWDNHAHNAVRRHCFKILSYHANSALKNGSTALGKERIDRFQAKLKSMATDCEDINDCNVCLGYLLNKM; encoded by the exons ATGGCCAATCTGGAAATTACTCGGACTCGTACGGCGCTTGCTGAGATTGCAACAGAGCTTGGCATTCCAATGCAGCATCCTTCAGCTATCCCATTTGCAGCGACCAGAAGAAATGCTTTGAATCCTGGGCTGATCGACAGTCCCGCTGCCAATATCCCCGACAGCTATCTCTCGCCTAGAATGTCTCCAGATGAAGCTGTCATTCAACAGCGGGGCCGTCGTCGAGTTCCCATCATGTGGAGTCCGGAAAAAGGATTGCAGTCTCCTAATAAGACACCAACTAAAAGTATCTCCGCTATGACGCTGAGAAGCTCTCCTCGGAAGCGCTCTTTGATTAAAGAGTTATCCAGTGCTCGTATTTCGGAACCCGATGCAAGTAATTCATCGCCAACGACTAAACGGAACACGCCCTCTAAAGGATCCCTTGGTAGTGCGAAAAAAATTCGTTTGCAGGAAGGATCAATATACCGGTCCAAGGATGAAGTTCCTCTGGAGATCTTGCTTAAGGGTTACAGCCAAGAACAGCTGATTTCGATGATAACCGGGATGATACAGGCTAATCCAAAACTCGAAGACACCATTAGGTCTGAATTGCCGATTCCGGATATAGCCCCATTAGAGGAACAGCTGGGTTACCAgaagaaaaatattttcaaaagtcTGCCAGTCACCCGGTTAGTCAGCAAGACGGATAGCCCAGCTTTTGCTAGGGCTGCAACTCATCTAGCTGCTTTCAAAAA AACCTTGATCGACCAAAGCCAAACGCTACAGAACTCGAAGCATTGGGACGCTCTACTGGACTACGTTATAATGGCATGGAACTACGTTCGTTCAACTCCGACTTGGGACAATCATGCCCACAATGCTGTTCGCAGACACTGCTTTAAAATTCTCTCATATCATGCTAACAGTGCACTGAAAAACGGATCCACGGCCCTGGGAAAGGAAAGGATTGATCGCTTCCAGGCAAAGTTGAAATCAATGGCCACTGATTGCGAAGATATCAATGATTGCAATGTTTGCCTTGGTTACCTGTTGAACAAAATGTGA
- the LOC109403070 gene encoding ADP-dependent glucokinase: protein MGITSNLTLLTVLSVFAALFSVIYQAYLASNDLKSLTKILQNLKVLEHEFKVDKPRVAIGYGSCSDLYVKAVDFLNFTNRIEDLLSQESFNVDDISSEDDFLQSFAYYFQRGAAAERFTANRDLFRNLVRLAKKSQTAEPRWALGGNAPVIGSRLAAEGAEVVLGAKMSSKLKSHLRPDVRLTGSLIDDDDIHLILEYKTDDEWGTLKSPRANRYILHNDHHNPLISSLEEFEQALPGFDPHLFVVSGLQMMDNYLYEKGVREARIEKVRNQLRTQSSETLIHFEMASFVELELIQLLLKDVMPYSDSIGMNEQELDNLRQVLESGKISLVADCNPRVALSLDQARAVFRMLNEDYFKHRSSDPKRRMISRIHLHTLAYQAILVVKNNRWKNTKNAAAKASLTAHRHVCASTIVNPDAAYRLLDDSFATSTREGADRIPFSDTDPVSCWDETFTFTGEPPVEVQICVAPVLICKIAKQTAGAGDNISGAGLILQI from the exons ATGGGAATCACATCAAATTTAACATTATTGACTGTGCTAAGTGTTTTCGCGGCCTTATTTTCTGTGATTTACCAGGCCTACCTGGCGTCGAACGATCTGAAAAGTCTAACGAAGATTTTGCAAAATCTCAAAGTATTAGAACATGAGTTCAAGGTTGATAAGCCGAGGGTTGCCATAGGATATGGATCGTGCAGTGATCTCTATGTGAAAGCTGTAGATTTTCTAAATTTCACTAACAGAATCGAGGATTTGCTATCGCAAGAATCCTTCAACGTAGACGACATTTCTAGCGAGGACGATTTTTTGCAGAGTTTTGCGTATTACTTTCAGCGTGGCGCTGCAGCCGA ACGATTCACGGCCAACAGAGATTTGTTCCGGAATTTGGTGCGATTAGCGAAAAAATCTCAAACTGCGGAACCTCGATGGGCTTTGGGTGGAAACGCTCCGGTGATTGGGTCCAGATTGGCTGCTGAAGGTGCCGAAGTTGTTTTGGGTGCTAAAATGTCATCCAA ACTAAAATCTCACTTAAGACCAGATGTGCGATTGACCGGTAGCCTAATAGACGATGACGATATTCATCTAATTTTGGAGTACAAAACAGATGACGAATGGGGAACATTGAAATCTCCTCGAGCAAATCGATACATACTCCACAACGATCATCACAATCCCTTGATAAGCTCACTGGAAGAATTCGAGCAAGCACTGCCAGGATTTGACCCACACCTATTCGTAGTCAGTGGTCTACAGATGATGGACAACTACCTTTACGAAAAGGGAGTTCGTGAGGCTAGGATTGAAAAAGTTCGCAACCAGTTGAGGACACAATCCTCGGAAACGTTGATCCACTTTGAAATGGCCAGCTTCGTGGAGCTGGAACTGATTCAGCTTTTGTTGAAAGATGTAATGCCATATTCTGACTCCATTGGCATGAACGAGCAGGAATTGGACAACTTAAGGCAAGTTTTAGAATCTGGCAAGATCTCATTAGTTGCTGACTGCAATCCTCGCGTTGCTTTATCGCTCGACCAAGCAAGAGCCGTATTCAGAATGCTCAACGAAGACTACTTCAAACATCGATCCAGTGACCCTAAGCGGCGCATGATTTCTCGCATTCATTTGCACACTTTGGCCTACCAGGCAATTCTCGTAGTAAAAAATAACAGGTGGAAAAACACTAAAAATGCAGCTGCAAAAGCTTCTCTCACGGCACACCGCCATGTATGCGCCAGCACAATAGTAAATCCAGACGCTGCATATAGATTGCTCGATGATAGTTTTGCAACTTCAACGCGGGAAGGAGCTGATCGCATTCCCTTTTCCGATACGGATCCAGTCTCTTGCTGGGATGAAACGTTCACATTCACTGGAGAACCACCAGTTGAGGTGCAAATCTGTGTTGCACCTGTGCTGATTTGCAAGATTGCTAAACAAACGGCTGGAGCAGGAGATAACATTTCTGGGGCAGGGCTGATACTACAAATTTAA
- the LOC115270390 gene encoding phospholipase B1, membrane-associated, with amino-acid sequence MYNLWSSNALHKMLNMSLILLLIIPYGKGQPQITALDSPIFVEKFRSLRGFALNFIGTTGDDRNKFKVNQRGGKVQTQYPEDFPFFCNTTGMRSPTAPNSVNELRPGDIDIVGAIGDSLTAGHGAMATNILEVMVENKGLSWSIGGQGTWRQFLTIPNILKEFNPNLYGYPIKDGISIRKASRFNAAEGGAMSQDIPHMARNLVKRMLSDPRVDIENHWKLITILIGGNDFCANICYTNPPEKTLVYHEKNILSALRTFRDYLPRTFVNLVASPNVEVLTRFKGKPQQCVTMHVIECPCFLATRFSREKKRYVKLIEKWNHLQMDIANREEFNNKPDFGVVFQPFIMNLTFPDTPSGNTDFSYMSLDCFHLSQKGYARASNALWNNMLEPIGQKSSAWEEEFTNFKCPSSEMPYIRTLGNS; translated from the exons ATGTACAATTTATGGTCATCAAATGCACTGCACAAAATGCTTAACATGAGTTTGATTCTGCTACTCATTATTCCGTACGGCAAAGGACAACCACAGATTACTGCGCTGGATTCACCGATCTTCGTGGAAAAATTTCGCAGTCTTCGCGGCTTTGCTCTAAACTTTATCGGTACCACCGGGGATGATAGGAACAAATTCAAAGTGAATCAACGAGGCGGG AAAGTGCAAACCCAGTATCCTGAAGATTTTCCATttttctgcaacaccaccggaaTGAGAAGTCCCACAGCTCCGAACTCTGTGAATGAGCTACGTCCAGGCGATATAGACATTGTGGGAGCCATTGGGGACTCGCTAACAGCCGGTCATGGTGCTATGGCCACAAATATACTGGAAGTTATGGTCGAGAATAAAGGTCTCTCTTGGAGCATCGGCGGTCAAGGCACCTGGAGACAGTTTCTTACGATACCAAACATATTGAAAGAATTCAACCCAAATTTATATGGGTATCCAATCAAGGATGGCATTTCGATAAGGAAAGCCTCACG CTTCAATGCAGCTGAGGGAGGCGCCATGAGTCAAGATATTCCACACATGGCAAGGAACCTAGTCAAACGAATGCTCTCTGATCCACGCGTCGATATTGAGAACCACTGGAAGCTGATTACCATTCTGATAGGAGGTAACGACTTTTGTGCCAACATTTGCTACACGAACCCACCGGAGAAAACTTTGGTTTACCACGAGAAGAACATATTGTCTGCTCTAAGGACATTTAGAGATTATCTGCCTCGTACCTTCGTGAACCTGGTGGCAAGTCCAA ATGTTGAAGTCCTAACTCGGTTCAAAGGAAAACCACAACAGTGTGTCACGATGCACGTGATCGAATGTCCCTGCTTCCTGGCGACGCGTTTCAGCCGGGAAAAGAAACGGTACGTAAAACTGATCGAGAAATGGAATCATCTCCAGATGGACATTGCAAACCGAGAGGAATTCAACAACAAGCCCGACTTTGGTGTGGTGTTCCAACCGTTCATCATGAACCTTACGTTTCCGGACACTCCGAGCGGAAACACTGACTTCAGCTACATGTCCCTGGACTGTTTCCATCTGAGTCAAAAAGGCTACGCACGCGCTTCCAATGCACTGTGGAATAATATGCTGGAACCGATCGGACAAAAATCCAGTGCCTGGGAGGAAGAATTCACCAACTTCAAATGTCCATCGTCAGAAATGCCGTATATTCGAACATTGGGGAATAGCTAG